From a single Kitasatospora sp. NBC_00458 genomic region:
- the leuS gene encoding leucine--tRNA ligase, with the protein MSETTPASGAAETATEPFRYSAALAAEIESRWQDIWEKEGTFHAPNPAGDLADPAAGDVAAKPHSFIMDMFPYPSGAGLHVGHPLGYIATDVFARYQRMTGHNVLHTLGYDAFGLPAEQHAVATGQHPRITTEAAIANMRRQLRRLGLGHDPRRSISTIDPEYYRWTQWIFLQIFNSWYDEEAGRARPIAELVAGFEDGTREVPGGRAWASLSAAERDEVLGEYRLAYSKEVPVNWCPGLGTVLANEEVTADGRSERGNFPVFKSNLRQWMMRITAYSDRLISDLDLLDWPEAIKLQQRNWIGRSEGARVDFAVDTAAGDAEKITVFTTRPDTLFGATYMVLAPEHGLVDSIVPAAWPEGTREEWTGAAATPAEAVAAYRAAAASKSDVERQVEAKVKTGVFTGTYAVNPVSGEPVPVFIADYVLMGYGTGAIMAVPAHDHRDFAFARAFELPMRCVVAPTDGRGEDPHAWDDAFDTYDSVIVNSAHTEGTEDGISLDGLSVVDAKAAVTTWLTGRGIGEGTVNYRLRDWLFSRQRYWGEPFPIVYDEDGVMHALPESMLPVEVPEVDDYSPHTYDPFDSTSSPKTPLSRNEDWVNVELDLGDGVRKYRRETNTMPNWAGSCWYELRYVDPTNRADVVDPANEQYWLGATEQKPGGGADLYVGGAEHAVLHLLYARFWHKVLHDLGHVSSVEPFHKLFNQGMITADVYRDERGFPVPAAEVEERDGAYFWQGEPVKREAGKMGKSLKNAVAPDEIADEYGADTLRLYEMSMGPLDVSRPWDTRAVVGSYRFLQRLWRNVVSETTGELVVVDEPADEPTLRALHKAIDGIRGDMAGLRFNTAVAKAIELNNYLVKRGSTPREVADQLVLMVAPLAPHIAEELWRRLGHVESLAHTDYPVADPAYVVDESVTCVVQIKGKVKARLEVAPSISDAELEALALADPAVVAAIGGAEVRKVIARAPKLVNIVTG; encoded by the coding sequence ATGAGCGAGACGACCCCTGCGTCCGGCGCGGCCGAGACCGCGACCGAGCCGTTCCGGTACAGCGCCGCCCTGGCGGCGGAGATCGAGTCCCGCTGGCAGGACATCTGGGAGAAGGAGGGGACGTTCCACGCCCCCAACCCGGCCGGTGACCTGGCCGACCCGGCCGCCGGTGACGTCGCCGCGAAGCCGCACAGCTTCATCATGGACATGTTCCCGTACCCCTCGGGCGCGGGCCTGCACGTCGGCCACCCGCTGGGCTACATCGCGACCGACGTCTTCGCCCGCTACCAGCGGATGACCGGCCACAACGTGCTGCACACCCTGGGCTACGACGCGTTCGGCCTGCCCGCCGAGCAGCACGCGGTCGCCACCGGCCAGCACCCCCGGATCACCACCGAGGCGGCCATCGCCAACATGCGCCGCCAGCTGCGCCGGCTGGGCCTGGGCCACGATCCGCGCCGCTCGATCTCCACGATCGACCCGGAGTACTACCGCTGGACCCAGTGGATCTTCCTGCAGATCTTCAACTCCTGGTACGACGAGGAGGCCGGCCGGGCCCGCCCGATCGCCGAGCTGGTCGCCGGCTTCGAGGACGGCACCCGCGAGGTGCCGGGCGGCCGTGCCTGGGCCTCGCTGAGCGCCGCCGAGCGCGACGAGGTGCTGGGCGAGTACCGGCTGGCCTACTCCAAGGAGGTGCCGGTCAACTGGTGCCCCGGTCTGGGCACCGTGCTGGCCAACGAGGAGGTCACCGCGGACGGCCGCTCCGAGCGCGGCAACTTCCCGGTGTTCAAGTCCAACCTGCGCCAGTGGATGATGCGGATCACCGCCTACTCGGACCGGCTGATCTCCGACCTGGACCTGCTGGACTGGCCCGAGGCCATCAAGCTGCAGCAGCGCAACTGGATCGGCCGGTCCGAGGGCGCCCGCGTCGACTTCGCCGTCGACACGGCGGCCGGCGACGCCGAGAAGATCACCGTCTTCACCACCCGCCCCGACACTCTGTTCGGCGCCACCTACATGGTGCTGGCGCCCGAGCACGGCCTGGTCGACTCGATCGTGCCGGCCGCCTGGCCCGAGGGCACCCGTGAGGAGTGGACCGGCGCCGCCGCCACCCCCGCCGAGGCCGTCGCCGCCTACCGCGCCGCCGCTGCCTCCAAGTCCGACGTCGAGCGCCAGGTCGAGGCCAAGGTCAAGACCGGCGTCTTCACCGGCACCTACGCGGTCAACCCGGTCAGCGGCGAGCCCGTACCGGTGTTCATCGCCGACTACGTGCTGATGGGCTACGGCACCGGCGCCATCATGGCCGTCCCCGCCCACGACCACCGCGACTTCGCCTTCGCGCGCGCCTTCGAGCTGCCGATGCGCTGCGTCGTCGCGCCGACCGACGGGCGCGGCGAGGACCCGCACGCCTGGGACGACGCGTTCGACACCTACGACTCCGTCATCGTCAACTCGGCCCACACGGAGGGCACCGAGGACGGCATCTCGCTGGACGGCCTGAGTGTGGTCGACGCCAAGGCCGCCGTCACCACCTGGCTGACCGGGCGCGGCATCGGCGAGGGCACCGTCAACTACCGCCTGCGCGACTGGCTGTTCAGCCGCCAGCGGTACTGGGGCGAGCCCTTCCCGATCGTCTACGACGAGGACGGCGTCATGCACGCGCTGCCCGAGTCGATGCTGCCCGTCGAGGTCCCCGAGGTCGACGACTACTCGCCGCACACCTACGACCCGTTCGACTCCACCTCCTCGCCGAAGACCCCGCTGTCCCGCAACGAGGACTGGGTCAACGTCGAGCTGGACCTGGGCGACGGCGTCCGGAAGTACCGCCGCGAGACCAACACCATGCCCAACTGGGCCGGGTCCTGCTGGTACGAGCTGCGCTACGTCGACCCGACGAACCGCGCGGACGTCGTCGACCCGGCCAACGAGCAGTACTGGCTGGGCGCGACCGAGCAGAAGCCGGGCGGCGGCGCCGACCTGTACGTCGGCGGTGCCGAGCACGCCGTGCTGCACCTGCTGTACGCCCGCTTCTGGCACAAGGTGCTGCACGACCTGGGCCACGTCTCGTCCGTCGAGCCGTTCCACAAGCTGTTCAACCAGGGCATGATCACCGCCGACGTCTACCGCGACGAGCGCGGCTTCCCGGTGCCCGCCGCCGAGGTCGAGGAGCGCGACGGCGCGTACTTCTGGCAGGGCGAGCCGGTCAAGCGCGAGGCCGGCAAGATGGGCAAGTCCCTGAAGAACGCCGTCGCCCCGGACGAGATCGCCGACGAGTACGGCGCCGACACGCTGCGCCTGTACGAGATGTCGATGGGCCCGCTGGACGTCTCCCGCCCGTGGGACACCCGCGCGGTCGTCGGCTCGTACCGCTTCCTGCAGCGGCTGTGGCGCAATGTCGTCTCCGAGACGACCGGCGAACTGGTCGTCGTGGACGAGCCGGCCGACGAGCCGACCCTGCGCGCGCTGCACAAGGCCATCGACGGCATCCGCGGCGACATGGCCGGGCTGCGCTTCAACACGGCCGTCGCCAAGGCGATCGAGCTGAACAACTACCTGGTGAAGCGGGGTTCGACGCCGCGCGAGGTGGCCGATCAGCTGGTGCTGATGGTCGCGCCGCTGGCCCCGCACATCGCCGAGGAGCTGTGGCGCCGACTGGGCCACGTCGAGTCGCTGGCCCACACCGACTACCCGGTCGCCGACCCGGCGTACGTGGTCGACGAGTCGGTGACCTGCGTCGTGCAGATCAAGGGCAAGGTCAAGGCCCGGCTGGAGGTCGCGCCGTCGATCTCGGACGCCGAGCTGGAGGCGCTGGCACTGGCGGACCCGGCGGTCGTCGCGGCGATCGGCGGGGCCGAGGTGCGCAAGGTGATCGCGCGGGCGCCGAAGCTGGTCAACATCGTCACCGGGTGA
- a CDS encoding MFS transporter, whose translation MTDLQTRRGPTGAVPTAAPAGAPAAAPTGAVPVARPRLLLALVLCGQFMAVLDTAIVNVAVPTIRTDLGASGAALQFVVAGYTVAYAVLLITGARLGARYGYSRLFQTGLASFTAASLACGLAPATGWLIAFRLLQGAGAALMVPQVMSLVQRTFTGPARTRALGLYSAVLAGGLAAGQVLGGVLVSADLFGSGWRPVFLVNVPIGLLLLAAGARLLPDLPGDRERGFDVPGLVVLAAAIGMLVVPLVLGHELGWPAWGWMLLCASALLFALFAVVERRIARRGGQPLISGRVLGAVGLLPALGGLFMIMLAYAGFMLAFALHQQSGLSYSALHAGLCSAPIAVGFGLASLNWQRLPRRLHGVLPILGTGLLAPGYALLGLLLRDGTDVGAAPLLLTVALGLVAGCAYAPLFARALGRVAPADAADASGVMVTAIQLGQVAGVALLGTVFLGSVDLPAPARDSGHALLVTTVVAGTGMVIGAVFAARVRRAVAG comes from the coding sequence ATGACGGATCTCCAGACCCGGCGCGGCCCGACCGGCGCCGTCCCGACCGCCGCCCCGGCCGGCGCCCCCGCCGCCGCCCCGACCGGCGCGGTGCCGGTCGCCAGGCCCCGGCTGCTCCTCGCGCTCGTGCTCTGCGGCCAGTTCATGGCCGTTCTCGACACCGCCATCGTCAACGTCGCCGTGCCGACCATCCGCACCGACCTGGGGGCCTCCGGCGCCGCCCTCCAGTTCGTCGTGGCCGGCTACACCGTCGCCTACGCGGTGCTGCTCATCACCGGCGCAAGGCTCGGCGCCCGGTACGGCTACAGCAGGCTCTTCCAGACGGGCCTGGCCTCCTTCACCGCCGCCTCCCTCGCCTGCGGACTCGCCCCCGCCACCGGCTGGCTGATCGCCTTCCGGCTCCTCCAGGGCGCCGGCGCGGCCCTGATGGTGCCCCAGGTGATGAGCCTGGTGCAGCGGACCTTCACCGGCCCGGCCCGGACCAGGGCGCTCGGGCTCTACTCGGCGGTGCTGGCCGGGGGGCTGGCCGCCGGACAGGTGCTCGGCGGGGTCCTCGTCAGCGCCGACCTGTTCGGCTCGGGCTGGCGCCCGGTGTTCCTGGTCAACGTGCCGATCGGGCTCCTGCTGCTCGCGGCCGGTGCCCGGCTGCTGCCCGACCTGCCCGGCGACCGCGAACGCGGCTTCGACGTCCCCGGCCTGGTGGTGCTGGCCGCCGCCATCGGAATGCTGGTGGTGCCGCTCGTCCTCGGCCACGAACTCGGCTGGCCGGCCTGGGGCTGGATGCTGCTCTGCGCCAGCGCGCTGCTGTTCGCCCTGTTCGCGGTGGTCGAGCGGCGGATCGCGCGGCGCGGCGGGCAGCCGCTGATCTCCGGCCGGGTGCTGGGCGCGGTCGGACTGCTCCCCGCGCTCGGCGGACTGTTCATGATCATGCTGGCCTACGCGGGCTTCATGCTCGCCTTCGCCCTGCACCAGCAGTCCGGGCTGAGCTACAGCGCCCTGCACGCCGGGCTCTGCTCGGCCCCGATCGCGGTCGGCTTCGGGCTCGCCAGCCTGAACTGGCAGCGGCTGCCCCGGAGGCTGCACGGCGTCCTCCCGATCCTCGGCACCGGACTGCTCGCCCCCGGCTACGCGCTGCTCGGCCTGCTCCTGCGCGACGGCACGGACGTCGGTGCGGCGCCCCTGCTGCTGACCGTCGCCCTCGGCCTGGTCGCGGGCTGCGCCTACGCGCCGCTGTTCGCCCGTGCACTCGGCCGGGTCGCCCCGGCGGACGCGGCGGACGCCAGCGGGGTGATGGTCACCGCCATCCAGCTCGGACAGGTCGCCGGGGTGGCGCTGCTCGGCACGGTCTTCCTCGGTTCGGTCGACCTGCCGGCACCCGCCCGCGACTCCGGGCACGCGCTGCTGGTCACCACGGTCGTCGCCGGGACGGGGATGGTGATCGGGGCCGTCTTCGCCGCGCGGGTCCGGCGGGCGGTGGCCGGATAG